The following nucleotide sequence is from Strigops habroptila isolate Jane chromosome Z, bStrHab1.2.pri, whole genome shotgun sequence.
AATAcaggcagcaaaaagaaaacctcgtttaagtaattttttttgtattctttttgtTATAGACAAATGTGTAACAAAAGTAGTATTACTCCTTAATCCTCCCATAATAGGAGATcatttgtgatatttttttatGGTAAACTTATGGGACCAACTGGGCATATTACCAAATAAGtttaataaacacattttttgtcatttaacAAAGATAGCATAATCTTTGTTTTAGGGATAGAATCTACTATGGAGATCAGGGCAGGTGGGGAAGCGGAGAGTAGACGGGATAGAAGGTGCAGATGCTTATGTGAGTTTGGGATTCTTCTCTGCTACAATCACATACTTTGaagcttaaaggaaaaaaaaaaaaatccctgcatGTTTGGAATACAGCGTGGTTTTTATTCTCCCTTAGGCATTCCATAAACCGAACATGGACACGAAAACAagcttctctgtgctttcttcctGATCTAAGTGACATGAAGTGTCAGGTACTCAAATCCGGTTTATCCAACAAATCTGCGCTACAGAGTGACAGAACCACAGGTAAAATGGAAGTAATGAAAGCAGATCTTATGACAGTGTCAGAATACTCAAGAATGTCTTTAGCacacataattatttttcccagcaaaatatgtgtatttaatacaagtatttttttgttaGAGATCAGTCTAGGCTTTGAGATTCTCtgcttcttcttcccctttctgaAACTGATATTACTGTCCTTAACATTTGAGTAATACTTATTAGCTAGAAAACACACATCAAAAAGCTGTTTAGATATAAATCTTTAGCACTGcttcaataaaagaaaatagatgctATTATCTGATCAGAGATGCATTGAAGTGGTTTTAGGAATATTTTTCCACCCACTTAGGGTCTGGAAACGCTAGTGCATaccattctttcttttactgtttaGACACATGGCATGGAAAAGATTCCTTGTGCTATTCTCTCTTTTTGGTTCTTTTACTTCATGTGGAAGAATTCCACACATAAAATGTTGCAGAGCACTATCTTTTGGATACAGAGCATATTCCAGATTTTTTATCTCtatattgctttgttttctttcaaggtgAAGAGATTGACAACCTCCAAAAAAGTCACGTTTTTAACATGCAGAAGTTAAAGAATTCAGAGTTGAGATTCACTGAGGCCGAGCAAAAAATAAGAGAACTTGCACTTAATatcaaaatgaaagaggaaCTTGTTAAGGAATTAGCAAGAACAGGTAAGTGGCTACTGTAGGAAAAATTAGAATGAAGAAGTTCAGAAACAATTCACAAAACTTCTGAAGTCCTGTCTTAGTTTTTATGTAATTCTCTTATGCAAGAATACTTGTAATAAATTAAAGATTTATAACTTTCATTAATTATTTGCTATGATTACAGTGAAGGCTGTAAATTTTGATTACAGCCTGCTCTGCTACGATATACAGATGtgtttgttacattttttttgtgctttgctgatttttgcttttatccaCCAATAGTCTAATTTTTCATGTATGCTTAGTGCTACTGATCTCTTTGTGGACATGTATTTGTCTCATGATGTCTGGGATAGGAGAGAAGATACATCACTGTGCTGCGAATGTAAACATTCCCAGCGCTGCAGTAGAGAAGCAGGAGTCAGAAGTGGATGAGGGAAAAGGTCAGTGTCCCTGTTAGCCTACACCCTTATACATCCGTCCtggtatatacatatatctatatGCCTGCCAGAAACTAGCCTTATGATGACTGTAAGGATCTCTTTGCTCAATCCCTTCAATCACACTCTTCTGCATACTTTCTCTTGAGGTTGTCTTTTGGCACTGAGAATGATTCTGTGCCCCCCAAAATAGTACTTTGGAAAGATAACCTAAACAGGGCAAGTGAGAGGGCAGAAACACAATCCAAAGCTGTTTACTAATTATTAAGATGATAGTTGAGTAATAAACAAACAGCATATTCttctggaaaaagcaaaatctatGAAATACATGAGAGCCATTTTCACAAAAACTACAGCAGGCAAAAGAATTTCACTTTATTTGGCACTAAGGTGGCACTTTATTTAGTGACAAATGGTAACTCAGAAAGAACTCAGTTTTAAGactctttcctttatttcagaGTTAGAAAGGAACTGTATGTTCCTTTAAGGTTGGAAAATATCTCAGAAATTATTGGTTTAGCCAGAATGAAGTAAGTAATTCAACTACAGGATTAAGTATTACATTTCAACTGATTATCCTGATGTTTTTTAACTATCTCAATATGATGTCTTTAAGGTAAGGATGCTCAGTCTGTAAGCAGGCAATGTTCTTTGAAGATAACTAAACTGGAGCAAGAATCTGAGCAGGCCAAACTGGAACTGGCTGAAACGCAAAAGCAGCTTCAAGAGTTGGAGAGTAATAAGGAGCTGAGAGACAttcctgagaaaacaaaattacaaaagGAATTCCGGAAGAAGATGGATGCAGCTAAGTTGAAAGTGCAGGTATGTCTGATCTGACCATTAAAAGTTTGCAAATCTCTGTCTTGCTATCACCTTTGAACGTTAACACTCTGCTTGTAAAACTTTCACCAGTTTTACACACTGGAAGCTGACTGGATTGAAGTAGATAATGAGAAACTTAATACTATTGTACTCAGAATGTTATTTATGTTATCCATATATGTGGTTAGACGCATGGAGTATTTTCTTGATGGATAAGAAACCAAGAAAGAAGTGGGTGATATGAGATGCTCATACACCATTGTGTATGGTGTATGAACCTACATGTGGAGACAATTACGAGGTTGTTACCTGccataaataaaatcaatgttttATGAAAGTACTATATAAATTCCATCTCTAAGCAAATCACTGTGATGGTTTGCAAGACCAGGCCTAATACAGCCATCTTTGTATGGCACTGACCTTCTACTTATAAGTTTTGCTATACCTAAGTTTAAGTTCAGTGTAGGGCCAGCTTAGGTATTCTGTGCTTCTTGGTCCTAGAATGGTGGGTTAGACAAGCCCCATAAAGAAAGTGGTAGTTGGCTTATTGACTTGAGCTCAGGACCAGCATTCCGGTACCATTATGTTTCTGCACATTTTCCGTATCTGTGATTTGTTAGATTTCACTACTTCCATAGTATTGCCAGGCATGAACTGTATATTTACCTCACCTTCTCATGTCGCTTGAGGTTAATTCTGGCTGTGCCAACTTTACCAGATAGCTCAGAAACCAGATAAAtaaggaatgattttttttcagcagaggtTAGCAAGTCTTGCTGGCTCTTAAGAattcagtgaaataaagcaTGAAGTTGAGTAATATTTTAGTTTGAAGATTTCCTGCTATTGAGCTGAAATTTGTCATGAACGTTCAGGCCTTacagaagaagcagcaagacACTAAGAATCTGGCTTCATTATCTAACCAAAGTGAGAGACAAGCAACAGAACTTGAGCAGAACGTGGCTCAGATGAAGCGTCAGCAGACCCAGCTACAGAAGAGATTGTGTGAggagagtgaaaaaaagaagcaactaGAAGCAGAGATTGAGCGGGACCAGCAACAAATTAAAGTAGGATTCTTCCTGGTTCTTTGTGACAAAGAATGAGATGTGCTAGTTTTGACTTTGCTTCCTCAAAGTCAATAAACTATACTGCTAGGCTTTCCAGTTTTAAGTAGTTACTTTCTTGACAAATGCACTTAAGAAATTGCTATAAACACTGTAACAGAAATCTTcagtttgcctttcttttcagctttttattatttattacatgATATCTAGCTCTAAATTGCAATTTTACATGTAAATTTAGGGTCAGTATTTCAGATTATATACTTGTGTGGACTCTGACATTGAAcgcattttaaaaacagactaAGGCAGGAATAatggggctttttgtttctttataggAACTTCAACTAAAGATGGAGCAACAACAGAAGATCCTTCAACTCAAGGATAAAGAGattgctgcatttaaaaagaagaaaaatgactcaGTGGAAACTTCACAGAAGCTACAGGTAGCTAATCTATTCCAAACCTGTGTGGgccctgaaaaaaaaccccaaacgtTCTTTCTTCATCCCTAGTCATCTTTGTAAAGTATTTAGAAGAAGGGTATTCAATCATAGTTTGTCCTTTTTTTGCTGTAGCAAAAATTGGGAGTATAGTCTAGCAACTCTTATACGCTTTTTTGaatgaaggaaaggagaagctctaatgtcttttctttctgtgatttgtCAAAGATGCTGATTCAAAGACCTGAGAATTCACAGGTTTGTTTGTCTGGTAGGTTTGAGGGTGATTCTGGTGAGCTCCATTAGAAATGTTCCAtggtttgtttaggtttttttgttttctcctctgacATATGTGACAGAGGTCTATAGTTTTGGTAGTTCCTAACAGGGTAAGAAAAAAATGCGTCCTGTGCATAATTTCAGATGTGGACATTGGAACATGAGAGTTTCATGAGTTATCCAAAGTCATTCAAGGTGAAAAGAAGtctaaaaagttaaataaaggCAACTTTTAGCCATACAAGGATATATCCACTGATAAACTGTGGCTTGAGAATAAATTTATAATGGGCTGTGCTAGCAGGATCAGAGCTCTCacttactgtctttttttctttcaacatcaTAATTTCTTGTCATTATGTTTTTCCACAAATAGCTTGGTCTTAGGTAGCTATAATGTAATGAAGATGGGCTAACTGAATTCTTGTGATACTTTTCAAACCTAATTGCTGTGATTATATAGAAGACATCTATTTATATAACTGTTCTTAGAAAAAGAATACGTTTCATTAAAGGCATGTGATGCAAATTTGTTTATACGAGATGTAGCAATGTAACatttttcagcctctttttAAGTCAGTTCAATTTCTATATTATTCTGAGTCAAGATTCTGTTGCAGAATTAATGTTAACATTAGAAATGTCAATTTCTTCTGCGGTTTTATCAGttattctgaaaaaagaaaaacataatcaCCAAATTCTGACTCCAGAAGTCCTGGTTAATGCTCTCTGTATCTCCAATTAAACTTTAGAAAttagaagagcaaaagaaatgtctggatgaagaaatggaaagaattcTCCAACAGCACCAACAGTTAGCAGAACTAGaagaagatttaaagaaaagagaagccaTTGTAGCCAAAAAAGAAGCATTATTGCAAGAGAAAAGCCACCTGGAAATCAAGAAACTGAGATCTAGCCAGGTGGTataataaaacacataaaactCACCACAGTTATAGTGCTAACTGAAAGAATGGTGGGGGGAAGCCAGATAGATAGCAGAAAAGGCTCAAGCTATGTGACCTGTGTCTCTGCTATGAAGTTATTCTGTGGCTTGAGCAAATCgacatttaaaatgtgaataacACAGACTAATcactttcattctctttttctccccaaaattccaacaacaaaacaaaaatatgaactGTGTTCTGTTATTGCAGAGCATTAAATAATACGACACCTAAAAATAACTCAGTTGTTTTTCAAACTGGAGAACATGACAGGGatacattttgcattatttatttttcagtagcaaAAGTGAATAGAAATTGAGGTATCATTGTCACATATAAAGATTAGTCCCTTTAATTTTTAGTATGTAGAAAACTGCACACTGAGTGTTTCAGTTTCCTATCATCTTTTGAGTAAATAGTAAATTTTATGGTACCTGTCTACACAAAATAAATGGGGTCCCATTACAAGAAGCAGGCAAGTCTTTCATTGCAGGATGTGACAGTCTCACCTACGATTTTCCTACTGGAAGGAGTATCTCAGTTTTATATCTATggttgctttgggttttttttaggctTTAAACAAAGATAGTATGAAATTGTCTACTCGCTTAAGTATGCTGGATCAGGAACTGTGTGATAAAGGTATGCAGCTTCAGGACAGCACCACTGAAGATAAGAcagacattttggaaaaaattcAAGTTCTCCAAACAGAAAAGGATCAGCTgctcagaagaagaaacagtgtggatgagaaactgaaagatGGTAAAGTGTTGACAGCTGAAGTAAGTAAGCACCTCTGAGATAAATACTTGTTTTAGGTAGTGGTGTATAACAAAGCATTCCAATCAGAACCTAAAATGTCTCCAATTATTAGATAAGCTTGAACCAAGGAACTGAGGTTGGGTACTTTTGTAAATTGCAAcattaaaatactgctgtgatAGCACTACTTATGTACCAGTGAACAAAGTTTATGTTCAGAGGGACCTAATTCAGCTAGTTCCTTGACAAACTCCACTGGCCTAAGAATCATATAATGAGAAATAAGGGTTTATCATAGGCAGATATTTTAATGTTAGGACAAGAAAAAGGCAATGTGCTAGCATAGCAATGtcccttgatttttttcataggaTTTTGCAAAAAAGCAAACTTCACCTGAAAGACtccatgtttttaaagcaaaaaaaagtcttattaCCTGAGTGGTCCACAATTGAATTGATCAGTATAGTTACACTGCAGATATAATAAATTCATATCAAgtatgcaaattatttttaggTCTTGAGCAGCAGTATGGGCATATGGCTAAAATGATAATGTGCCAGAAAGAACCCTATTTGCCTCACTCCTCAAAATCTTCTGCAGCGCTTCAGGCCATGCAATTCTGCCGCTTCCCTACAAAAGCTATAGTCACCAAATTCCTTACTGACTTGATTCATTCATTAAtccaacagaaaacaagcacaaccagaaaagaaataataacagaAGTTAAACTGTGGGGAGGATGAGGAAAGGATAAAAAGGGAAACATGACCTCTGTTTTTGTGATCAACCATTCAATTGACTCTGTATCATCATAGGGGTACTATGGCAGATGTTCCAGATTTCTACTCTACCTCTTATTTTCCACATTCCATTCTCTGTACTACTACTAGCTTATCTTGCCGTTTAGTTTCACTCTTGAGAATGAAATTAAAGATGTCTTATGTATAGAAAGATTAGttctacactttttttttaaaaaaaaaaagctctcatGTGTTTCTCTGTAGGAAGAACATGTCCTTTTCCAGCTGGAAGAAGGAATTGAAGCCCTGGAGGCTGCTATTGATTATAAGAATGAAAGTATTCAGAATCGCCAGCACTTGCTTAAGTCATCTTCTCAGATTCTTTCACAGAGTGAGAATAATGTAATAGGAAAACTAGTTTCCCTGTCTGCTACTGAGCTCAGAGCTATcatcttcaaatatttcaataaGGTTTGTTTTGGCTAATGACTAATATTTTATCCTATTTCCGTTACTATTCTagataatgaaatgaaatggtgtcgagaaataaaaataaatttaacaaGCTTTTAGTGAAAATCTCTTCAGCTTCCATAGATCTGCTATgaattaagatatttttaatttttacattaacCTAAATAGGTTACTTGTGTGTTAACTTTGTATATTTTGGTTTGGGTCATTACCTTAAAAGGTGCTGCAAatccagaatttttttttttttccctaaatccAGTATAAACTGCTTTTGCATACACTGTCTGCAGTGTGTACAGCCACATACTGAAGATTCATACTAAcatctggaaacaaaaatgaaatgtattaaGACATGGTGTGTCTTTGTGACCTTGGGTAAACCTTGTGTGATTTTGTGAACAAGTTGCCTATGGGATGCAAGTTAATATTTCCAGAATCAGGAAAACACTGTTGTTTCAATCTAAATTCTGcatagaatattaaaaaaaaatccactagTCCACGTGATCAAAATGTACAAAGCTCATTCCTGAAGTGTGAACTCATAGCAGTGGGCAAGTTTGTTTCCCACAAGCTTATGGCTTGTGGAGACCATTGCTTTCGTATGCTTTAATTTATTAAGCAGAAGGGTAAAAGcctttattaaaatgttttgataaaTCAAAATAAgtgtatttctttcttagatTGTTGGCCTACGTGAGTCTGAACGAAAATTACAACTGCACATTGAAGAACAGGAAATGAAAGTCATAGACCAGGAAAACATAATACGTGAGTTAGAATCTGCACTTGACCATGTGAAGTTGCAGTGTGACAGGCAGCTGACCCTACAACACaaagaacatgagaaaaaacTACAGCTGATACTGCATCATTTCAAAGGTATTTGCTTCTTGGGGGGTATTGCTTAGTAAGTATTATCTTCAGTCACTACTGACAAATACTAtattccagctgaaaaaaaaagttcagagGTACATTTTGGCTGTCACTAATTCTGATGTTGTGCAGGATGCTGAGGAACAGGCACAGGCACATAGTGT
It contains:
- the KIF27 gene encoding kinesin-like protein KIF27 isoform X4; protein product: MKREIQQALIMDEEVFSQKNRELQILQNRVKTLLQENEEQLESLKEAQETHRLQNEKMVEQQMLIDQLKEKLEKFTDVKTSDFSSACEGGPAVVASARRPYSVPLTKSLLHSLQPPSGTETRKVYTSPPAFSLARVMAKFRARSQMTLSHIEDQDKVLHCHLSDQSDEEDENTGSKKKTSFKHSINRTWTRKQASLCFLPDLSDMKCQVLKSGLSNKSALQSDRTTGEEIDNLQKSHVFNMQKLKNSELRFTEAEQKIRELALNIKMKEELVKELARTVLLISLWTCICLMMSGIGEKIHHCAANVNIPSAAVEKQESEVDEGKGKDAQSVSRQCSLKITKLEQESEQAKLELAETQKQLQELESNKELRDIPEKTKLQKEFRKKMDAAKLKVQALQKKQQDTKNLASLSNQSERQATELEQNVAQMKRQQTQLQKRLCEESEKKKQLEAEIERDQQQIKELQLKMEQQQKILQLKDKEIAAFKKKKNDSVETSQKLQKLEEQKKCLDEEMERILQQHQQLAELEEDLKKREAIVAKKEALLQEKSHLEIKKLRSSQALNKDSMKLSTRLSMLDQELCDKGMQLQDSTTEDKTDILEKIQVLQTEKDQLLRRRNSVDEKLKDGKVLTAEEEHVLFQLEEGIEALEAAIDYKNESIQNRQHLLKSSSQILSQSENNVIGKLVSLSATELRAIIFKYFNKIVGLRESERKLQLHIEEQEMKVIDQENIIRELESALDHVKLQCDRQLTLQHKEHEKKLQLILHHFKEQDSEGIAETLKAYEVKVQQLEKDLFFYKKTSRELKKKLKGLTGESSHQLWASTKYNSADDKASGQDEAEVASEEFKSTLNPETNSRPGKIKETDRASILRVQQNLHKLGEDVSEFGCNKECLSSTSNDKTETGEAQPSKYPHLPSVTQRRETITQFQGVTPVKLSRRELRHILPSELPLRRSSLGIGVSFIAADSIEMDKKSSVTKT